CCTTTTTTCTTTATCGGTGCCAAACCCGAAGGCCGTGCTCGCGGCGGAATGCAGCCCCGATATCTGCGTTGGAAATCCCTGTACGATCACGGGGCACCATGAGCTGGAGCCAAACTGTTCCCTCGATTTTAGCAACCAAGACGTCACGATCGCGGATGACGCCGTCTTGCAGGTGACCGGCGACGGAGCCACGCAGATCGCGGCGCAGAATCTTACGCTGCGCGGCGCTATACAAGCGGACACAACGGCGAGAAGCGAAATCGTCGTGAACATCGCCGGGAAGTTCATCATACCGGCGGGTGCGCGAGGCGAGATCAAGGCCGGCGATAACGACAGCAGAGCAAGCGGGCCGATCCGCCTCACCGCCGGTGGAGAGGTCGATCTGCAAGGGTCAGCCGAGTTCTCCAATACTCCCGGTGGACAGTTCTTCATCGTCGGCCGGCAAGTCATGGTTAACCAAGCCATCGTCACCCAGGGACCCGGGCGTGTCGATATCCGTGCCAGTGCAGGACCGATTGCCATTCACAAGCCGATCGATGTAAGCGGGACTGGGCAGCGTCAAGGAGGCAGCATCTTTCTGCTCGCGACCGGGGATGTGACTGTCGCCGCCCCACTCTTGTTGAAAGCGCCGGCAACAAGCTCTGGCAACGGCTTCGTGTTGGAAGGACGCAACGTGTACGTCAAGTCGTCCACCACCTCCTCTATGATCGATCTCTCCTCCGGCGACGGGAGTACCAGCGGCGGCGGCAAGATCATCGCCCATAGCGATGACGCGAGCGGAGAGTCCGGCCTCGTCGTTCTCGATGGGCGGATTTCCTTGGATAGCGGGAACAACGGCAGCGCCGGCGAATTGGCAGTGAGCGCGGAGGCTAAACTTAACATTAGCGGGAAGATCAGCGCGAAAGCCTCCGGACCGTCCGGTAGCGGCGGCACCCTGCTGCTCCTGGGCAAACCGGAGAGCACCATTCGCCTGAGCGGTTCCTTTATCGCCACCGGAGAAGGGCGAGGTGGCGAGATCGAAATCGGCGCGGTCGAAGAAAAAGCCGTAAAGGCCATCGTCTTCTTGAACGATGTCACCCTCAACACTCAAAGCGCGGGAACCGGGGGAGTCAATCGCCTCCGTTATCGGAGAGTTTTCAGAGCCATGGGCAACGGCATCGTGAAGCTCCTCTCGACCCCCAATTCCACTGCAAGGGGCAACATCGTCGAGTGCGAATGCCTCGACAATAATCCCGCCGATGGAACCTGCGACGAGGATGCGTGCATCCGAAGCCCAAGCGGGTTCAAATCGGCGCTTACGCTCCCTGCCCTTCAGCTCAGACCTACGGTGTTCGAGCCATAAAGGCCGGTATCGACCCGCCCCTCTCCGAACAGCGCGCGACGCCAGCCCGTTACCCCAGGCTGCGCCGCGCCAACGCACCCGCTACACAAACAAACCCAACCGACGGCAACCACCCGGCAATCGACGGCGGCAGAAATCCCCCGTACCCCAAGGAAGCGCACACGCCGGTCAAGAGGACTTGGCCCACTCCGACTACCGTGGTGACAAGTAAGGTCACTGCCGGAGGAGGAAACGGCGGTCCGGCAATCGAGAAGAACATGGCGATCGCGGGTAGGAGTATACAGGCCAGCGGCGCGGCAAGTTTCACATGGAAATCGACGCGATAACCAGTGGCGTCGTAGCCGTGGACTTCAGTGTCGCGAATGTATCGAGCCAAGTCGCCAACACCGAACTGCATGGTATCCACGGATTCTTCGGGTGCTTCTCCGAGCTGGATGCGTGTCTCGGCCGGCATCTCTTGCACGCCCCGGTCGGAAATCGTCACTCGGGCTGGGTCACTCAGCTCCCACATCCCTCCGCCGACATGTTTCGCCTCGGCAGCGTCAATACGCTCCACAGGCAACCCATCGTTTCCCAACGTATAGACCGAGAGCCCTACGGCCTGTCCGCGCTGCGGATCGAATTGTGCGGCTTGATACACGTACGACCCGGCTCGATACCAGATCAGTTGCTGCAAGGGGCCAGAATCTTGCGCCCGGTTTTTGATCTCCAGATTCTTGAACTGGTCAGCCAGTGTGTTGGTTTCCGGCACGACAAACTCGTTGAGCAAGAAATACCCCGGTGTCACGAGCGCGGCCACACCGATCATCGGCAGAAGTGCGTAAACGGCCGACACCCCACAGGCTCGCATCCCCACCAGTTCCAAGCGCGAAGAAAGCGCGCTCACGGTCAACGTCGTCGCCAGGAGGAGGGACATCGGCACGACTCGCGAGGCCAACAAGGGCGTGCGGAAGCCGTAGAATTGTAGCGCTTGCAGCAGATCGGCCTGATGGCGGGCAAACCAATCGAGCCGTTCCAGGATATCGACGAGGAGATAGCCCACGAACAGAACGGCAAACGAGAACGCCCACAGCACCAGATACTGCCGCCCGACATAGCGCCAGAGAATCCACCGTTGCGAGAGCCATTTTTGCGAGGCCAGCAAACGCGGCTGCCAGCGAGCCTCTGGAGGAACGTCGCTGCGGTGGCGACGCCGCATCGACGTCCATCTCGGCCACCAGCGCTCGCCCATGAGTAGAGCGCCCGCGAGTACGAGCACGACCAGATTCGGGAGCCAGACGCCGCCGCTCACGGAGAGCATCCCGGCTTGGCTCAAGCCGTCTCCCAACTGCAGAAGGCCGTAATAGAGTAACGTTACCAGCAGCCCGGTCACGCCACCGGCAGCGCGCGAGAAGCGACGACCAGAGAACGCCAGTGGAACGGCCAATAGACCGAAGCAGAGACCGGCGAGCGGGTAAGCCACGCGCCGATGAAATTCCGTTTGCGCCCGTAGAGCGGGTTCGTGCACATTGGCCTCGCCCCAGGCCAGCGCGGCCAAGTCTGCTAACGAGACCTCGGAGAGAACATCTTCGTGTTTGCGGATTTTCTCCGTGCCTTCGTGGAGCGGCTGAAAGAATCGCTCGAAACGGGTGTCCTCGCCGCTCACGCGCGGCGTGCGTAACATCACGCCATCGCGGAGGATGAGCTGCATGCCTCCTTCCTGCGCGGACTGTAATTCTCCGCGTTCGGCGAACAAGGTCTGCCCTTGCTCTGGCACCCAGACGAGCACGCCGCGCAATTGCTTCCCGCTCGCAGAAATTTCTCGCGCCGCCAGTTTGACATCTTGGAACTCATGCACTGTCCCGGCCCGCAAGGACAGCCCGGGATTCTGCGCCGCCATCAGGCGCAGCGTCGCCATCAGCGAACGTGTTGCCCAGGGCGCGGCGAAAAGGCTCAGGACAATCCCGAGTGTCGCCATCGCCGTCGCGAACAGCAGGACCGGACCGACCAGCCGTTGACTCGATACCCCAGAAGCTTCCAGAGCGACGATTTCGCGATCCCCCTGCAAACGACCGAGCCCGACCAAGACCCCAACTAGTACTGCGAAGGGCAACACCCGCGCAGCCAAGGGCAAGATCTCGTAAAAGGCGATCATGGCCACGACGAGCACCCCAAAGCCGCGATTGATGACGAAGTCCGCGAACCCTAGCAAATCTTTGGCAAGCAGCATGACCGAAAGCCCGACGAGAGCAAAAACGGTGGGTCCGGCGACTGCGCGAATCGTATAGCTGCTGAGCACCGCACCCAGTCGCCGCATCGAAGCAAATCTCTTACGCATGATGTGAGGTAAGGTTAAGCAGGAAGAACAGTCAGGCATTCAGCGCCTGAGCCACGTCGGAGGGGTGCGGAACAATTCCTCGGCACCTTGATTCTTGTGTGGGTTTCCCTTATATCGGGCGCGGTAGTCGAACGACAAGCCCTTTTTTCCTTCTGGAAGAACAGCGCCCAAAGGTAGAACATTCAAAGTACTTCCAAAGTACTTCACCCACACTACGCCTCCGTACCATCCATGAAAGCAATCATACTGAGCGCCGGCCAAGGGAAACGTCTCCTCCCCCTGACTTACGAAGCCCCCAAATGTCTCCTCCCGGTCGAGAATACTCGTCCAGTCCTGGAGCTACAACTACAAGCGTTCGAGCAGTGCGGCATCCGCTCGGTCACTGTCATGGTGGGATTCGGTGCCGCCAAAGTCGAAGAGTTCTTAGGGAAGTGCTCGTTGCGCGATGTGCAGGTACGCACTTGCTACAACCCCTTCTTCGAGACCTCCAATAATCTGGCGACTTGCTGGCTGGCCATTCCCGAGATGACGGAAGATTTTATTCTCCTGAATGGCGACACTCTGTTCACCCCGACCGTGCTGCAACGATTACTCGTGGCCCCGCCGGCACCGGTCACGCTGACCATCGATCAGAAAGCCGTCTACGATGAAGACGACATGAAAGTCTCACTCAACGGCGGCTGCCGCCTGAAAGCCGTAGGCAAGACGCTGCCGCTCGCCACCGTGCATGGAGAATCCATCGGGCTGATGCGCTTCTGTGGCCGTGGAGTCGCCGCCTTTCGTCAGGCCCTCGATGCTGCGATCCGCGAACCCGAGGCGCTCGATCGTTGGTATCTCTCGGTGCTCAACTCTTTGGCAGCACACGAACACATCGACACTGTGTCGATACGCGGCCAGTGGTGGGCAGAGATCGACACTCCGGCAGATCTCGCGAAAGTCCGCGCGCATTTTGCGACCCTTGATCCCGCCACCGCCGCTGTTTCGTAACCTTGAACGAAAGACGCTATGCCCACTGCCTCGAGCGCAACAGCAGGACCGCGAGTCTGGGTGCTGACCTCGAAGAAGCTGGGCGATAATGCCCAAGTGCTCGCCATCGCCCAAGATCTCGGTTGGCCCTACGAAGCGAAAACCCTCGTCTATACTGGGCTCAATCATTTTCATTTCCGCGTCTTCGGTCCCTCGTTACGAAAAGTCGCGCTAGAACGGTCAAGTCAGCTCTCGCCGCCCTGGCCGGATGTAGTGTTGACGGTAGGCCGCCGCGCTGTACCAGTGGCGTTGTGGATTCGACAGCAATCTCGGGGCGCGACCAAGCTAGTCCAAGTCGGACAATCGCGGGTGAAGCTTGATCGCTTCGACCTCGTGGTCGCTAACCCGCAGTATCATCTCCCGCCGCATCCCCGCCTCGTTCGCCTCGAGCTCCCGTTGTTGTACGGCAATGCCGAGGCGATAGCGGCAGCCGCCGCAACATGGCGCGAACGCTTTGCCACACTCCCTCGCCCCTGGACCGCGTTGTTCGTTGGTGGCTCGACCGCACCGTTTGCACTCGACACCATGGCAGTACGCGACCTCATGGGCATGACGCACCGTCTGCTTACCCGCGACGGCGGGAGTTTGTTGGTCACGACTAGCCGTCGCACCCCATCCGACGCCGCAGATTTCATTCGTGATGCCATGCCAGCCCAAGGTTTTTTTCATCGCTGGTCGCCAAATGGCGCCAGCAACCCGTATCTCGGCATGTTGGGTCTGGCCGATCGCTTTCTGGTAACTGGAGAGAGCATTTCGATGTTGGTGGAAGTTGTGCGGCAGGGCAAACCGCTGGCTATTTATCCACTGCCGGAACGCACCTTGTCGTTCCGCCTGCGCGTTCGTCGCTTGCTCCAAGACGCCTTGCTCCCACAGAGGCACGACACCAACGCGCCCCGCAGTCTCCGCGAACGCTGCGGCGATTTCTTAGTCCGTTGTGGAGCGCTAGAGTACCGTCGCGATTTCACACTGTTTCATCGGCGCTTGATCGACCGGCAATTGGCAGTGTGGGCGGGCGAGCCGTTTCCACAGGTGACGAACCCGCCGCCGGACGATCTCCCGTTTGTGGTCGAGCGTATCAGGGCGCTGTTTCCTTCGGTGGCGCGAGCTTAATCAAGAAAGCTTGTCCGGACGGGAAGGCCAGAAAAAAGGCATCCGTCACTCGGCTCAGGCATTCGTCGAGCGCCTGTCGCGCACCGGGGAACTTTACCGAGCCGTAATCGTCGAACACCATGACCCCGTTGGGATTGAGGCGCGGATAAAAGAACTCGAAACTGTCGCGGGTGGGCCGATACAGATCGACGTCGATGTGGACAAAGCAAAACCGCCGCTCGCC
Above is a window of Deltaproteobacteria bacterium DNA encoding:
- a CDS encoding LptF/LptG family permease — its product is MRRLGAVLSSYTIRAVAGPTVFALVGLSVMLLAKDLLGFADFVINRGFGVLVVAMIAFYEILPLAARVLPFAVLVGVLVGLGRLQGDREIVALEASGVSSQRLVGPVLLFATAMATLGIVLSLFAAPWATRSLMATLRLMAAQNPGLSLRAGTVHEFQDVKLAAREISASGKQLRGVLVWVPEQGQTLFAERGELQSAQEGGMQLILRDGVMLRTPRVSGEDTRFERFFQPLHEGTEKIRKHEDVLSEVSLADLAALAWGEANVHEPALRAQTEFHRRVAYPLAGLCFGLLAVPLAFSGRRFSRAAGGVTGLLVTLLYYGLLQLGDGLSQAGMLSVSGGVWLPNLVVLVLAGALLMGERWWPRWTSMRRRHRSDVPPEARWQPRLLASQKWLSQRWILWRYVGRQYLVLWAFSFAVLFVGYLLVDILERLDWFARHQADLLQALQFYGFRTPLLASRVVPMSLLLATTLTVSALSSRLELVGMRACGVSAVYALLPMIGVAALVTPGYFLLNEFVVPETNTLADQFKNLEIKNRAQDSGPLQQLIWYRAGSYVYQAAQFDPQRGQAVGLSVYTLGNDGLPVERIDAAEAKHVGGGMWELSDPARVTISDRGVQEMPAETRIQLGEAPEESVDTMQFGVGDLARYIRDTEVHGYDATGYRVDFHVKLAAPLACILLPAIAMFFSIAGPPFPPPAVTLLVTTVVGVGQVLLTGVCASLGYGGFLPPSIAGWLPSVGFVCVAGALARRSLG
- a CDS encoding phosphocholine cytidylyltransferase family protein — translated: MKAIILSAGQGKRLLPLTYEAPKCLLPVENTRPVLELQLQAFEQCGIRSVTVMVGFGAAKVEEFLGKCSLRDVQVRTCYNPFFETSNNLATCWLAIPEMTEDFILLNGDTLFTPTVLQRLLVAPPAPVTLTIDQKAVYDEDDMKVSLNGGCRLKAVGKTLPLATVHGESIGLMRFCGRGVAAFRQALDAAIREPEALDRWYLSVLNSLAAHEHIDTVSIRGQWWAEIDTPADLAKVRAHFATLDPATAAVS
- a CDS encoding mitochondrial fission ELM1 family protein; this encodes MPTASSATAGPRVWVLTSKKLGDNAQVLAIAQDLGWPYEAKTLVYTGLNHFHFRVFGPSLRKVALERSSQLSPPWPDVVLTVGRRAVPVALWIRQQSRGATKLVQVGQSRVKLDRFDLVVANPQYHLPPHPRLVRLELPLLYGNAEAIAAAAATWRERFATLPRPWTALFVGGSTAPFALDTMAVRDLMGMTHRLLTRDGGSLLVTTSRRTPSDAADFIRDAMPAQGFFHRWSPNGASNPYLGMLGLADRFLVTGESISMLVEVVRQGKPLAIYPLPERTLSFRLRVRRLLQDALLPQRHDTNAPRSLRERCGDFLVRCGALEYRRDFTLFHRRLIDRQLAVWAGEPFPQVTNPPPDDLPFVVERIRALFPSVARA